Proteins co-encoded in one Ponticoccus alexandrii genomic window:
- a CDS encoding thymidine kinase produces the protein MAKLHFHYSTMNAGKSTLLLQAAHNYNERGMQTLLLTAALDSRAGPGMIGSRIGLSQPARTFDAETDLQALIAARLAEGPVACVFVDEAQFMTGEQVWQLARVVDDLKLPVMAYGLRVDFRGDLFPGSAALLALADVMREVRTICHCGRKATMVVRQGPDGQVLRDGAQVQIGGNETYVSLCRRHWRQAMGDPGA, from the coding sequence ATGGCCAAACTGCACTTCCATTATTCGACCATGAACGCGGGCAAGTCGACGTTGCTGTTGCAGGCCGCGCACAACTACAATGAACGCGGGATGCAGACGCTGCTGCTGACCGCCGCGCTGGACAGCCGTGCCGGGCCCGGGATGATCGGCTCTCGGATCGGGCTGTCACAGCCCGCGCGGACCTTCGACGCGGAAACCGATCTTCAGGCGTTGATCGCGGCGCGGCTGGCCGAGGGTCCGGTGGCCTGCGTTTTCGTCGACGAAGCGCAGTTTATGACGGGTGAACAGGTCTGGCAACTGGCGCGGGTGGTGGACGACCTGAAGCTGCCGGTCATGGCCTACGGGCTGCGCGTGGATTTCCGCGGCGACCTGTTTCCCGGCTCCGCCGCGCTTCTGGCGCTGGCGGATGTGATGCGCGAGGTGCGTACCATCTGCCACTGCGGTCGCAAGGCGACGATGGTGGTGCGGCAGGGACCGGACGGTCAGGTGCTGCGCGACGGGGCGCAGGTGCAGATCGGCGGCAACGAGACCTACGTCAGCCTTTGCCGCCGCCATTGGCGACAGGC